A single Cryptococcus deuterogattii R265 chromosome 2, complete sequence DNA region contains:
- a CDS encoding arf/Sar family protein, translating to MGLSLSRIYNSLSSLAFWGKDKEVRILMVGLDSAGKTTILYRLQIGEVVSTIPTIGFNVETVSYKNINFQVWDLGGQSSIRPYWRCYYANTQAIIYVIDSSDTSRLPTSRSELLTMLSEDELKSVPVLVFANKQDVEGALSPGEISDKLGLAGQEKGREWSVRGSCAIKGDGLEEGLDWLVNTIQK from the exons ATGGGTCTCTCGCTCTCCCGCATATACAACTCCCTCTCGTCCCTCGCGTTCTGGgggaaggacaaggaagtCAGGATATTGATGGTCGGATTAGATTCAGCAGGGAAGACCACCATCCTGTACAGGCTTCAG ATTGGCGAAGTCGTCTCTACCATCCCAA CAATCGGTTTCAACGTTGAAACGGTCTCCTACAAAAATATCAACTTCCAGGTATGGGATCTCGGTGGACAGTCTAGTATCAGACCATATTGGAGATGCTACTACGCCAATACCCAG GCTATAATCTATGTGATTGACTCTTCCGATACCTCCCGTCTCCCCACTTCTCGCTCCGAACTTCTCACAATGTTATCAGAGGACGAGCTCAAATCTGTCCCCGTTTTAGTGTTTGCAAATAAGCAGGATGTTGAGGGTGCGCTGAGTCCGGGAGAGATCAGTGACAAGCTTGGTTTGGCAGGAcaggaaaagggaagagaatggagtGTGAGGGGAAGTTGCGCCATAAAGGGAGAtggattggaagaaggacttGACTG GCTTGTCAACACAATACAGAAATGA